The following coding sequences lie in one Maribacter forsetii DSM 18668 genomic window:
- a CDS encoding TIGR03643 family protein, with protein sequence MNKEFTERELDRIIEMAWEDRTPFEAITFQFGISEQETIEVMRREMKPSSFRMWRKRVQGRATKHAKLRSDEMDRFRCSRQRHITGNKISKR encoded by the coding sequence ATGAACAAAGAATTTACAGAAAGAGAATTAGACCGTATTATTGAGATGGCATGGGAAGACCGTACGCCGTTTGAGGCCATTACTTTTCAATTTGGTATTAGCGAACAAGAAACTATTGAAGTTATGCGTCGCGAAATGAAACCAAGTAGTTTTAGAATGTGGCGCAAACGTGTTCAAGGTCGCGCAACAAAGCATGCTAAATTAAGATCAGATGAAATGGACCGATTTAGATGTTCTAGACAACGCCACATTACAGGAAATAAAATATCTAAACGATAA
- a CDS encoding DUF4369 domain-containing protein: MKKILFVVAALLALSSCGDNAEETLIVNGKIKGLKKGTLYLQHVPDSVLITIDSLAINGDGNFSFKTKLMSPEIFYLYLDKKDNNDINDRITFFAEPGTITINTDWNTFDTTAKITGSESNEKLKEYKQTMSGINKRNVEIMMNAAQVDGELSQISVDSLANISNRNTQRGYAFAINFALNNKSSFVAPYIALKEIPDANVKYLDSIYSVLSPEVAESKYGKELATFLKKN, encoded by the coding sequence ATGAAAAAAATATTATTTGTAGTTGCCGCACTATTGGCATTGAGCTCATGTGGTGATAACGCAGAAGAGACTTTAATTGTAAATGGTAAAATTAAAGGACTTAAAAAAGGTACACTGTATTTACAACACGTACCTGACTCAGTTCTAATCACCATTGATTCCTTAGCTATAAACGGAGACGGAAACTTCTCTTTCAAGACCAAACTAATGAGTCCTGAAATATTCTATTTATACTTAGATAAAAAAGACAACAATGATATAAATGATCGTATTACTTTTTTTGCCGAACCAGGTACTATAACGATCAATACCGATTGGAATACGTTTGATACTACGGCAAAAATTACAGGTTCGGAATCTAACGAAAAACTAAAAGAATACAAACAGACCATGAGCGGTATCAACAAGCGAAATGTTGAAATAATGATGAATGCCGCCCAAGTAGATGGAGAATTGAGCCAAATAAGTGTAGATTCATTAGCGAATATCAGCAATAGAAATACACAAAGAGGTTATGCATTTGCAATCAACTTTGCACTAAATAACAAATCGTCATTTGTAGCCCCATACATCGCTTTAAAAGAAATACCTGATGCCAATGTCAAATACTTAGATTCAATCTACAGTGTACTATCGCCAGAGGTTGCCGAATCTAAATACGGTAAAGAATTGGCTACGTTCCTAAAGAAGAATTAA
- a CDS encoding DUF5916 domain-containing protein has protein sequence MTKYLSTLVLILFCYSLHGQISDKSFVVNETNAKITPDGILDEPVWATADQADEFWQYFPLDTVQSKKQTEIKMLYDESNLYIGITVYTAGSDYSIQSLKRDFRAGNSDNITLLFDTFNDGNNAFLFGINPYGVRREGLVSGGGLNLNGFTISWDVKWRGDSKIYNGYYTAEMTIPLTAFKFKEGETKWRFNSYRFDTQSNENSTWTNIPQNQNIYGLTFMGDMVFEKPLGKYRTPLTVIPYVNFGSQKDFELNESETKINIGGDAKIAIGNSMNLDVTVNPDFSQVEVDDQVTNLTRFEVSLPEKRQFFIDNSDLFGSFGGGRDANPFFSRRIGIAKDTADNAIENKIIGGVRLSGKLNKGLRLGFLNLQTAEDLDEQIASNNNTMFALQQNVFGRSNIGIFFINRQSFEDYEFQDPEDRYNRVAGIDYNLISDNNIWNGKFYLHKSFAHNAGKANLSSGAFMQYNSRNWNFFEDMVYIGEDFRSDLGFIRRTDIFKSATMIERVFWPEDSALQSHSFQFFPVLTWSPENDFLHTDYDLMGAWESKFNDQSEINVSYTHTYTYLFDEFDPTDIDDAIPLPNEVGYHYNYVSLEYQSDSRKRFAYSISPTMGSFFNGDRFSVGAEMFLRFQPKVFLSLAMNYDKISLPDPYSSTDIWLISPKIDVTFSKSIFWSTLVQYSNQRDNLGFNSRLQWRFAPLSDLFIVYNDNYFVNSFEPKYRSINLKLTYWLNI, from the coding sequence ATGACCAAATACTTAAGTACACTTGTACTTATACTTTTTTGCTACTCTTTACATGGGCAAATTTCAGATAAATCTTTCGTTGTAAACGAAACTAACGCTAAGATTACTCCTGACGGAATTCTTGATGAACCTGTATGGGCAACTGCAGATCAGGCTGATGAATTTTGGCAATACTTCCCCCTAGATACTGTTCAATCTAAAAAGCAGACAGAGATTAAAATGCTATATGATGAATCTAACCTATATATTGGTATTACCGTATATACTGCTGGTTCAGATTATTCCATTCAGTCCTTAAAACGAGACTTTAGGGCAGGAAACAGTGATAATATTACTTTACTTTTTGACACATTTAACGACGGCAATAATGCTTTTCTATTTGGCATCAATCCGTATGGAGTTCGTCGTGAAGGACTAGTTTCCGGCGGTGGATTGAACCTTAACGGATTTACCATTTCATGGGATGTAAAATGGCGCGGAGATTCTAAAATTTATAACGGCTACTACACGGCTGAAATGACTATACCATTAACCGCTTTTAAATTTAAAGAAGGTGAAACCAAATGGCGATTTAATAGTTACCGTTTTGATACCCAATCTAACGAGAACAGTACGTGGACGAATATCCCTCAAAATCAAAATATATACGGACTCACATTTATGGGCGATATGGTTTTTGAGAAACCGTTGGGCAAATATCGTACTCCGCTTACCGTTATCCCTTATGTAAATTTTGGTTCGCAAAAAGACTTTGAATTGAATGAATCTGAAACTAAAATTAATATAGGTGGCGATGCTAAAATAGCTATTGGCAACAGCATGAATTTGGATGTTACCGTAAATCCAGATTTCTCTCAAGTAGAAGTTGATGATCAGGTAACCAACCTAACACGTTTTGAAGTTTCACTGCCCGAAAAGAGACAGTTTTTCATAGATAACAGCGATTTATTTGGCAGTTTTGGTGGGGGCAGAGATGCTAATCCGTTTTTCTCTAGGCGTATAGGTATCGCTAAAGACACAGCTGACAATGCTATTGAAAATAAAATTATAGGTGGCGTTCGTTTAAGTGGAAAGTTGAACAAAGGTCTAAGATTGGGCTTTCTAAATTTACAGACGGCTGAAGATTTAGATGAACAAATTGCATCTAATAACAATACCATGTTCGCCCTGCAGCAAAATGTTTTTGGGCGATCCAATATTGGTATTTTCTTTATCAATAGACAATCATTTGAGGATTATGAATTTCAAGATCCTGAAGACCGTTATAATAGGGTTGCAGGTATAGATTATAATTTAATTTCAGATAATAATATCTGGAACGGTAAATTCTATCTGCATAAATCTTTTGCTCATAACGCTGGCAAAGCAAATCTTTCTTCAGGTGCATTTATGCAGTATAACTCCAGAAACTGGAACTTTTTTGAAGACATGGTTTACATTGGTGAAGATTTTAGGTCAGACCTTGGCTTTATTCGTAGAACGGATATTTTTAAATCGGCAACAATGATTGAGCGTGTTTTCTGGCCAGAAGATAGTGCCTTACAAAGCCATAGTTTTCAATTTTTCCCTGTTTTAACTTGGAGCCCTGAAAATGACTTCCTTCATACGGATTATGATTTAATGGGTGCTTGGGAGTCGAAATTTAACGACCAATCAGAAATCAATGTGTCCTATACACATACCTACACCTACCTTTTTGATGAATTTGACCCAACCGATATAGATGATGCCATACCCTTACCCAATGAGGTAGGTTATCATTACAATTATGTTTCTTTAGAATATCAATCTGATAGTAGAAAAAGGTTCGCCTATTCTATATCTCCTACTATGGGAAGCTTTTTCAACGGTGATAGATTCTCTGTAGGGGCAGAAATGTTTTTAAGATTTCAACCAAAAGTATTTTTGTCATTGGCCATGAACTATGATAAAATATCGCTACCTGATCCCTATTCAAGTACAGATATTTGGCTAATTAGTCCAAAAATAGACGTTACCTTTAGTAAGTCTATTTTTTGGTCAACACTAGTGCAGTATAGTAATCAAAGAGATAATTTAGGTTTCAATTCTAGACTTCAATGGCGTTTTGCTCCTTTATCAGACCTATTTATAGTGTATAATGACAACTATTTTGTTAATTCGTTTGAACCAAAATACCGTTCTATAAACTTAAAACTTACCTACTGGTTAAATATTTAA
- a CDS encoding S1/P1 nuclease, which translates to MKNYIILLFLVSNFTFANDMYWSKTGHRVVGEVAEQHLSKKAKRAIESLLEGESLAAVANFGDEIKSDRTYRKFSAWHYVNIPFGKTYEEIEKNEYGDLVQGVNTCLEIIKDENSSKEDKAFYLKFLVHLIGDLHQPMHVGRAEDKGGNDIQLQWFGSGTNLHRVWDSNMINENGMSFTELATEYPEMSKEQIKFLQSGSLLDWVEESHQLAEKVYASVEPGEKLSYRYSYDWWHTVEDQLQKGGVRLAAVLNEAFK; encoded by the coding sequence ATGAAAAATTATATTATTTTACTTTTTTTGGTATCTAATTTCACTTTTGCAAATGATATGTATTGGTCAAAAACCGGACATAGGGTTGTTGGTGAAGTTGCTGAGCAACATTTAAGTAAAAAGGCAAAACGAGCCATAGAAAGTTTGTTGGAAGGGGAGAGTTTGGCTGCTGTTGCCAATTTTGGTGATGAAATAAAATCTGATCGAACATACCGTAAATTCAGTGCATGGCATTATGTAAATATTCCGTTTGGAAAAACCTACGAAGAAATAGAGAAGAATGAATATGGGGACTTGGTACAAGGGGTTAATACATGTTTAGAAATTATAAAAGACGAAAACAGCAGTAAAGAGGATAAAGCCTTCTATCTAAAATTTTTGGTTCATCTAATTGGAGATCTACACCAACCTATGCATGTGGGCAGAGCAGAGGATAAAGGAGGTAACGATATACAACTACAATGGTTTGGTAGTGGTACCAATTTACATAGGGTTTGGGATTCTAATATGATCAACGAAAACGGAATGAGTTTTACGGAACTGGCTACGGAATACCCAGAAATGTCTAAGGAGCAAATTAAATTTCTACAAAGCGGAAGTTTGCTTGACTGGGTAGAAGAATCTCACCAATTGGCAGAGAAAGTTTATGCCTCTGTAGAGCCAGGTGAAAAACTAAGCTACCGTTATAGTTATGATTGGTGGCATACCGTAGAAGATCAATTACAAAAAGGCGGAGTTCGCCTTGCCGCAGTATTGAACGAGGCATTTAAATAA
- a CDS encoding 6-pyruvoyl trahydropterin synthase family protein, whose translation MKVKVSRKAHFNAAHRLYRKDWDDSKNTEIFGKCNNPNFHGHNYEMVISVSGEIDQETGFVMDMKVLKDLIKVEIEDYLDHKNLNVEVEEFKSLNPTAENIAVIIWKRLRPHIVAAHDLEVVLYETPRNFVTFSG comes from the coding sequence ATGAAAGTAAAAGTAAGTAGAAAGGCACATTTTAATGCAGCTCATAGGTTGTATAGAAAAGACTGGGATGATTCTAAGAATACAGAAATTTTTGGAAAGTGTAATAACCCCAATTTTCATGGACACAATTATGAAATGGTGATAAGTGTATCTGGAGAGATAGATCAAGAAACCGGTTTTGTAATGGATATGAAGGTGTTAAAAGATTTGATCAAAGTAGAAATTGAAGATTATCTAGATCATAAAAACTTGAATGTTGAGGTAGAGGAGTTTAAGAGTCTAAACCCAACGGCGGAAAATATTGCGGTAATAATTTGGAAACGACTAAGACCTCATATTGTTGCAGCGCATGATTTGGAAGTTGTACTATACGAAACGCCAAGAAATTTTGTAACATTCTCAGGCTAG
- a CDS encoding DUF819 family protein, which yields MPYLFAQPLITNDTVVFGLLALCLGFIFYTSSLKTGFWSKFYSIVPAVLMCYLLPAILTSTGIVSDELSNLYFMASRYLLPAALVLMTLSIDIKAISNLGSKAIIMFLTGSAGIIIGGPIAILIVSIFSPDTVGGNDFDAIWRGLSTIAGSWIGGGANQAAMLEIFQYNPEKYGGMVLIDIVVANVWMAIVLLGVGRTKKIDAWLKADTSAIETLKIKVTEFTEKITRVPTLNDYMIMLALAFTAVGIAHFFGDYLSSYLTSTFDAVSDQKSFLSFLGSAFFWMVVIATGLGIALSFTKAKNYEGAGASKIGGMFIYILVATIGMKMDLGKVLENPGLIAVGFIWITIHAGLMILVAKLIKAPYFFLAVGSQANVGGAASAPVVAAEFHPSLTSVGVLLAVLGYVVGTGGALLCAYLMEVASSL from the coding sequence ATGCCATACTTATTTGCCCAACCTTTGATAACGAATGATACGGTAGTCTTTGGACTATTAGCACTTTGTTTAGGTTTCATCTTTTACACATCAAGTTTAAAAACAGGATTTTGGAGTAAATTTTATTCCATTGTTCCCGCTGTACTAATGTGTTATTTGCTACCGGCTATATTAACAAGTACCGGAATTGTTTCTGATGAACTCTCTAATTTGTATTTCATGGCCAGTAGGTACCTGTTACCCGCGGCACTTGTTCTAATGACTTTAAGCATTGATATTAAAGCAATTTCAAACTTGGGTTCTAAAGCTATTATCATGTTCTTGACCGGTAGTGCAGGTATTATTATCGGCGGACCTATTGCTATTCTTATAGTATCTATTTTTTCTCCGGATACCGTTGGTGGAAATGATTTTGATGCCATTTGGAGGGGATTATCTACTATAGCTGGCAGTTGGATCGGTGGTGGGGCAAACCAAGCGGCTATGCTCGAAATTTTTCAATACAATCCTGAAAAATATGGCGGTATGGTATTGATCGATATTGTAGTTGCCAATGTATGGATGGCAATTGTACTTTTGGGCGTTGGTAGAACTAAAAAAATAGATGCTTGGTTAAAGGCAGATACTTCAGCTATTGAAACCCTAAAAATAAAAGTGACGGAATTTACCGAAAAAATAACGCGTGTACCTACCTTGAACGACTACATGATTATGCTGGCCTTAGCTTTTACAGCAGTTGGTATAGCTCATTTTTTTGGTGATTATTTGAGTTCTTATTTGACCAGTACTTTTGATGCCGTAAGTGATCAAAAAAGTTTCCTTTCCTTTCTAGGTTCTGCTTTCTTTTGGATGGTGGTTATTGCTACAGGACTGGGAATAGCATTGTCCTTTACCAAGGCAAAAAATTACGAAGGAGCTGGTGCCAGTAAAATTGGAGGTATGTTCATTTATATATTGGTAGCGACAATAGGCATGAAAATGGACTTGGGCAAAGTACTTGAAAACCCGGGATTGATTGCAGTTGGCTTTATTTGGATTACAATTCATGCCGGATTAATGATATTGGTTGCCAAACTGATTAAAGCACCTTATTTCTTTTTAGCTGTAGGTAGCCAAGCAAACGTTGGTGGTGCAGCATCTGCTCCCGTAGTGGCTGCTGAATTTCATCCTTCGCTTACATCGGTCGGTGTTCTATTGGCAGTTCTTGGCTACGTTGTAGGTACCGGTGGCGCTTTACTTTGCGCCTATTTGATGGAAGTAGCATCAAGTTTATAA
- a CDS encoding AraC family transcriptional regulator produces MVKQKPTFEAIKPDFGKSFTYQKFDENRLNKNNLWHYHPELELVYVNGGSGKRQIGSHVSYYTNGDLILIGSNLPHCGFTDALTGNTSETVVQMKLDFLGPDFFKLPEMKKIASLFSSASGGIAFSGKTKLKIGDKMEVLEYQTDFQRLLSILNILNELGNSDDMRLLNAEGFSFTTDVKDNDRINIVFNHVKNNFREELTLEEISSMVSMTIPSFCRYFKKITNKTFVQFVNEYRLVHASKLLAEKPMSITEVCFECGFNNFSHFNKSFKAFTGQNPSEYRNELKNVLV; encoded by the coding sequence ATGGTAAAACAAAAACCTACATTTGAAGCCATAAAACCAGATTTCGGTAAATCATTCACTTATCAGAAGTTTGATGAAAATAGATTAAACAAAAACAACCTATGGCACTATCACCCAGAACTTGAATTGGTTTATGTAAACGGTGGTTCTGGTAAAAGGCAAATTGGTAGTCACGTATCTTATTATACCAATGGTGACCTTATATTAATAGGTAGCAATCTACCTCATTGCGGATTTACAGATGCCCTTACCGGCAATACGAGCGAAACTGTTGTACAAATGAAGTTAGATTTCTTAGGACCAGATTTTTTCAAGCTTCCAGAAATGAAGAAAATAGCTAGCTTATTCAGCAGTGCTAGTGGCGGAATTGCTTTTTCTGGCAAGACGAAACTGAAAATAGGAGATAAAATGGAGGTTTTGGAATATCAAACCGATTTTCAAAGACTATTATCCATCCTTAATATATTAAACGAACTCGGTAATTCAGATGATATGCGGTTATTGAATGCGGAAGGTTTTTCATTTACCACAGACGTTAAGGATAATGACCGTATTAACATTGTATTCAATCACGTTAAAAATAACTTTAGAGAAGAATTGACGCTAGAGGAGATATCTTCTATGGTAAGTATGACCATACCATCTTTCTGTAGGTACTTTAAAAAAATCACAAATAAAACATTTGTACAATTTGTAAATGAGTATCGCTTAGTACATGCCTCCAAGCTTTTGGCAGAAAAACCGATGAGCATTACCGAAGTTTGTTTTGAATGCGGATTCAACAACTTTTCTCACTTCAATAAATCTTTTAAAGCATTTACAGGTCAAAATCCGTCAGAGTACAGGAATGAACTAAAGAATGTTTTGGTGTAA
- a CDS encoding transglycosylase domain-containing protein, with the protein MKKKTRKSSKRKLSIRKIIGLGILGLFALFILFIVSVNIGLWGKIPSKKELSNFQYQMASEVFTADSVLIGKYYLYDRQPITFQDFPEHLIHALVAIEDERFYEHSGVDIRSLVRVGFKTVLLGDNSSGGGSTLTQQLAKNLYPRKERNKTNIVVNKVKEMIIAKRLEKIFTKDEILTNYLNTVSFGDNTFGIESAALKFFNSRTKDITTAQAATLVGMLKATYGYNPRIFPEKSLGRRNLVLRAMYNNDFISEEQVTKFSQEGLDLNYREFDYNAGIAPYFREEVRKEMLNWITEQNEADTDYNIYTSGLKIYTTLNYKMQKLAEEAMVQHMTILQHSFEKSYGSNAPWLKDKKLLEKIAKRTPTYKRLQKSGLSHQKIIDSLSKNKQKRTFKSWQADEEIMASTMDSIQHYTKFLNTGSLAVDPANGDILVWVGGINFERYKYDHISQSKRQVGSTFKPIVYTTAIDQGISPCTYFSAEEIEYDNLKGWSPSNSGDKDEAYLNYSMEEGLSNSINTIAVKVLGKAGIGNVLQMAKNMGIEDKLPKEASIALGTGEIKIIDLAQAYTSYVNNGKYIQPNLIKSISNHKDSVLAEFKPKLNEKAAFSKETSQIMIEMMKSTVNSGTAARLRNTYGLNNDIAGKTGTTQNNKDAWFVALTPKLVHITWVGLDQHEIGFSNTSIGQGANAALPLFGLWMQELNKDTEFDSYTKSKFPRPSSTVQEALNCDPVKRDGFFKRLFKNPNKKKSKKFNG; encoded by the coding sequence ATGAAGAAGAAGACGAGAAAATCATCTAAACGAAAATTAAGTATCCGCAAAATAATCGGTTTAGGTATTCTGGGTCTTTTTGCCCTGTTCATTCTATTCATTGTTAGTGTTAATATTGGTTTGTGGGGGAAAATCCCTTCCAAAAAAGAACTTTCTAACTTTCAATATCAAATGGCATCTGAAGTATTTACAGCAGATAGCGTATTAATAGGTAAATATTATTTGTACGATAGACAACCTATTACCTTCCAAGATTTTCCAGAACATTTGATACATGCATTAGTTGCCATTGAAGATGAGCGTTTTTATGAGCACTCTGGTGTGGACATCAGAAGTTTGGTTAGAGTAGGTTTCAAAACGGTGCTTTTAGGCGATAATTCTTCTGGCGGTGGCAGTACCCTCACCCAACAATTGGCAAAAAATTTATATCCTAGAAAAGAAAGAAATAAAACGAATATTGTTGTCAACAAGGTAAAGGAGATGATCATTGCCAAAAGGCTGGAAAAGATCTTTACTAAAGATGAAATCCTAACTAACTATTTAAATACGGTTTCCTTTGGCGATAATACTTTTGGCATAGAAAGTGCCGCGCTAAAATTTTTCAATTCCAGAACCAAGGATATTACCACTGCTCAAGCTGCTACTTTAGTTGGTATGTTAAAGGCTACTTATGGGTATAACCCTAGGATTTTCCCAGAGAAAAGTCTTGGTAGGCGTAATCTGGTACTACGTGCTATGTATAATAACGATTTTATCTCTGAAGAGCAGGTAACGAAATTCTCTCAAGAGGGTCTTGATCTTAATTATAGGGAGTTTGATTACAATGCCGGTATTGCACCTTATTTTAGAGAAGAGGTCCGCAAGGAAATGCTCAACTGGATCACAGAACAAAACGAAGCTGATACGGATTATAACATTTACACATCAGGATTAAAAATTTACACCACTCTAAATTACAAAATGCAAAAATTGGCTGAAGAAGCCATGGTACAACATATGACCATATTACAGCATAGTTTTGAAAAAAGTTACGGTTCTAACGCACCTTGGTTAAAAGATAAAAAGTTATTGGAAAAAATAGCCAAGCGAACACCTACATATAAAAGGTTACAAAAATCAGGATTATCACATCAAAAAATTATTGATAGTTTATCTAAGAACAAACAAAAAAGGACTTTCAAATCTTGGCAAGCAGATGAAGAAATAATGGCAAGTACCATGGATAGTATTCAACATTATACCAAATTCTTAAATACCGGTTCTCTGGCTGTAGACCCTGCAAACGGAGATATTTTAGTTTGGGTGGGTGGTATTAATTTTGAACGATACAAATACGATCATATTTCTCAAAGTAAACGTCAGGTAGGTTCTACTTTTAAACCTATTGTTTACACAACTGCTATAGATCAAGGCATTTCTCCTTGCACCTATTTCTCTGCAGAAGAAATAGAATATGATAATTTAAAGGGCTGGTCGCCTTCTAATTCTGGCGATAAAGATGAAGCGTACCTCAACTATTCAATGGAAGAAGGTCTTAGCAATTCCATCAACACCATTGCTGTAAAAGTTTTGGGAAAGGCAGGTATTGGCAATGTATTGCAAATGGCTAAAAATATGGGGATTGAAGACAAATTACCCAAAGAAGCTTCTATTGCCCTTGGCACTGGTGAAATCAAAATCATCGATTTGGCACAAGCGTATACCAGTTATGTAAATAATGGCAAGTATATACAACCAAATTTAATCAAAAGCATTTCTAATCATAAAGACTCCGTTTTAGCTGAATTTAAGCCCAAATTGAACGAAAAAGCCGCTTTTTCTAAAGAAACTAGTCAGATAATGATTGAAATGATGAAATCTACTGTCAATTCTGGAACGGCAGCTAGACTCAGAAATACATACGGACTCAATAATGACATTGCCGGTAAAACAGGTACTACCCAAAATAATAAAGATGCTTGGTTTGTTGCCTTGACCCCTAAGTTGGTTCACATTACTTGGGTTGGTCTTGATCAACATGAAATCGGATTCAGTAATACGAGTATCGGGCAAGGTGCAAATGCCGCTCTACCCCTATTTGGGCTATGGATGCAAGAATTGAACAAGGACACCGAGTTTGACAGTTACACCAAATCGAAATTTCCAAGACCGTCATCTACCGTTCAAGAAGCACTGAATTGTGACCCTGTAAAACGTGACGGATTCTTCAAAAGACTTTTTAAAAATCCCAATAAAAAGAAAAGCAAAAAGTTCAATGGATAA
- a CDS encoding Cof-type HAD-IIB family hydrolase, with protein MKYKILCSDLDGTLLSSKSDVSEYAIEQIGKIKDETKIILVSARMPSGMHYIQADLGIIDQPIICYNGALVLSGKTALASVFIPVSILKNIYILCNGLEADLGLYYHNEWYVPKTTFRVEKEIKYTKSTPTFQDTINTLNDWEERNIGAHKIMLMCTKDSADSLMPILKDQLGDVLNLYRSNDTLIEIAPKAVSKLSAIQLLLQENETLEDVIAFGDNYNDIEMLANVGLGVAVANAREEVKEITNFITLSNTKDGVAHYIAENLVN; from the coding sequence ATGAAGTATAAAATTCTCTGTTCAGATTTAGACGGTACATTATTATCCTCCAAAAGTGATGTTTCAGAATATGCAATTGAACAAATTGGTAAAATAAAAGATGAAACAAAAATAATACTTGTATCGGCAAGAATGCCAAGTGGAATGCATTATATACAAGCGGACTTAGGCATAATTGATCAGCCCATTATATGTTACAACGGTGCATTGGTCTTATCTGGCAAAACAGCACTTGCTTCAGTATTTATTCCTGTTTCCATTTTAAAAAATATCTATATTTTATGTAACGGATTAGAAGCTGACCTAGGCTTGTATTACCACAATGAATGGTATGTACCTAAGACGACATTCCGTGTAGAAAAAGAAATAAAATACACGAAATCAACACCTACGTTCCAAGATACAATTAATACTTTAAATGATTGGGAAGAACGAAATATTGGCGCACATAAAATTATGCTCATGTGTACCAAAGACAGTGCAGATTCATTGATGCCTATTCTTAAAGATCAATTAGGTGATGTGCTCAACCTGTACCGTTCTAATGACACTTTAATTGAGATCGCTCCAAAAGCGGTGTCAAAACTTTCTGCAATTCAATTGCTTCTTCAAGAAAACGAAACATTAGAAGATGTTATAGCCTTTGGCGATAATTACAACGATATTGAAATGCTAGCAAATGTGGGCCTCGGTGTTGCAGTTGCCAATGCAAGAGAAGAGGTAAAAGAAATCACCAATTTTATCACCCTTTCTAACACAAAAGATGGTGTAGCCCATTACATTGCCGAAAACTTGGTGAATTAA
- a CDS encoding type I phosphomannose isomerase catalytic subunit, translating to MHPLKFRPILKERLWGGTKLKEVFGKPIESDITGESWELSTVPGDISVVANGSLEGKSLQELIDSNAEELLGKSVVERFGKEFPILIKFIDAKQDLSIQLHPNDALAKERHNSFGKTEMWYIMDADPKAELIVGFNKDVTKEEYAESVANDTLLDLLNYEQVKEGDTFFINTGKIHAIGAGVMLAEIQQTSDVTYRVFDFNRKDKEGNLRELHTELALDAVDYEKKDDFKVAYGHEKNEVNTMVDCPYFKTNFIELTNNLDIDTANRDSFTIFMCVGGETVINTAEGEVAIKSGETALLPAFTQKISLQSTGAKLLEVTI from the coding sequence ATACATCCTTTAAAATTTAGACCTATTTTAAAAGAAAGGCTTTGGGGTGGTACCAAGCTGAAAGAGGTATTTGGAAAACCCATAGAGAGTGATATTACCGGTGAAAGCTGGGAATTGTCTACCGTACCTGGCGATATTTCTGTAGTTGCCAATGGCAGCTTAGAAGGCAAGTCACTTCAAGAACTTATAGATTCTAATGCAGAAGAATTATTAGGTAAAAGTGTAGTAGAACGTTTTGGTAAAGAATTTCCTATTCTGATCAAGTTTATTGATGCAAAACAAGATTTATCTATACAGTTACACCCAAATGATGCCTTGGCGAAAGAACGCCATAATTCGTTTGGTAAGACAGAGATGTGGTATATTATGGATGCGGATCCTAAAGCAGAACTTATTGTTGGGTTCAATAAAGATGTAACGAAAGAAGAATACGCTGAAAGTGTTGCTAATGATACCTTGCTTGATCTTCTTAATTATGAGCAAGTTAAAGAAGGAGATACGTTCTTTATTAACACTGGTAAAATTCATGCGATTGGAGCAGGGGTGATGTTGGCAGAAATTCAACAAACTTCTGATGTTACATATCGTGTTTTCGATTTCAATAGAAAGGATAAAGAAGGTAATCTTCGGGAATTACACACAGAGCTAGCTCTAGATGCTGTTGATTATGAAAAGAAAGATGACTTTAAAGTAGCCTATGGTCACGAGAAGAATGAGGTAAATACAATGGTAGATTGTCCGTATTTTAAAACAAACTTCATTGAGCTTACCAATAATCTAGATATAGATACGGCAAACAGAGATTCATTTACCATATTTATGTGTGTTGGAGGAGAAACTGTCATTAATACTGCAGAAGGTGAAGTAGCTATTAAAAGTGGAGAAACTGCTTTATTACCAGCTTTTACCCAGAAAATTTCTTTACAATCTACTGGTGCTAAATTGTTAGAGGTTACTATTTAA